The Cervus elaphus chromosome 20, mCerEla1.1, whole genome shotgun sequence genomic interval ATAGCTTTCCTAACTTATCTGCTAAAGTTACTAGAAGCAGAGTTTCCAATTTCTGGAGGGGTCAGatagagaaaaaagataaatgtttcaatttgtttctgaagtataattttaccaaattattgtCATAATTAATTTGAAGGGAAGGTTTTTCTTACACCTGGAAAACACAGGTTCAAACCAGTAACTTTACatatagaaaccataaaagttattaGCATGTTCGccagttcattcagtccttttgcTAACCTTTGTGAAGTCACCAGGTTAGAATCCTTTAATTACTTACCCAGTTCAGAAACTTGTATTTATCCAAAAGTCCTTTTTATAAATCTTCTTGAAGAGGAAGCATTTTTGCAAAACTTGGTTAAGTGCTGTGACAACACTTTAAGATAGTAGctagaattatgactgataacattTACCAAGATATATCAGAACTTTAGGAACTCCATATAGTTTCTAATATATCTAAATTAGTAACATTTACCATACAATATAACCTGAGAtttattactcacttaatacttACCATGTgattctgcactcaatatgaatCTAGTGTAACatttctctttgggatgtttcaggggccctctgaagtatcccaaagttagctagacaCCAAAAGTACATCATTAGAattatttaggaagttttgtcaacaaatatcaaaaaggCTTAGAACATTCAGTCAGGTAGGATTATAGGTCACTGTGAAAAAATAACTATTCTACAATGAAGGATTTCAGAACAGATCAtttaagagataaagaaacttaaatctatTACCAAGGCAATTCAACATCTGAAGATAGAGAAAAGTCAAATTCAAGCTTTTGTACCAGCTTACTTTTAACTTCATTTAAAAGTAAActtaattaaatgtattttaaacttaGCCCTAACCACGCACAAAATTCTTTTCTCAGGGTCTGCTTTCCACAAATCTTCTTATCACTTTCTGTACCCAAAACTttgttctcccattctgaaacagccacctgtaagtcagacctacttGCTTTTCCCTTCATAAAATGCAATTCCGTTCCTCATACCTTCTTTGCTGAAAATACACATcctactttccttaagcaaccaagaactgacctttatattagcattctgtAGAtcggtgagcataaataccagtgataatttccaAAAACCTTTTCTTTCTTAGAGAGAACATTTTAGGAAAGcaccaaacattattcattaatagtcccaaatctcttgaGTTTTTCTGTAGGGGGAAATTAGTGTTCAGTGATAAATgcttcaaaatcttattttatttggaaatgacctagctattcaatagACTCCCATCACTTAGTTTAAGTCCAATGCCTTAACCACTCGGCAATCCCGGTTATCACTTAGTTTAGTATAGCCTTTAGAATTTCAAGCTACCCCAATCTAGAGGGTATTTTAGACAGACATTCctaaagcataattattcttaatagagtttatctaaaagttcacctcatttacattttttagaagttttttcactTGAGGAATTTTGCTTGCTGACAAAATTGTAAcagatataataatatttaacttacattAAACCTAGACACAATGAAAAtactctgcttaatgttaatgTTAGTGACTCTTAGAATTAGGTAGattaacaaacaaacattaatgcCAGGTATTTAATacttgatatgccagcaaatttggaaaactcagcagtggccacaggactagaaaagttcagttttcatttcaatcccaaagaaagacaatgccaaagaatgttcaaaccatcaCACAattaattgcactcatctcacatgctagcaaagtaaagctcagaagtctccaagccaggcttcaacaatacgtgaaccatgaacttccagatgttcaagttgggtttagaaaagtcagaggaaccagagatcaaattgccaacatccattggatcaccaaaaaagcaagagagttccagaaaaacatctacttctgctttgttgactacaccaaagcctttgactgtgtggatcacaacaaactggaaaattcttaaagagatgggaataccagaccacctgacctgcctcctgagaaatctgtatgcaggtcaagaagcaatagttagaactggatatggaacaacaaactggttccaaatcggataaggaatatgtcaaggctgtatattgttaccctgctaatttaacttatttgcagagtacgtcttgtgaaatgccaggctgaatgaagcacaagctggaatcaagattgctgggaggaatatcaataacctcagatatgcagatgacaccacccttgtggcagaaagtgaaaaactaaagagcctcttgatgaaagtgaaagaggagagtgaaaaagttggcttaaacctcaacattcagaaaactaagatcatggcatccgatcccatcacttcatggcaaataaatggggaaacagtggaaacagtggctgactttattttttgggcttcaaaatcattgcagatggtgactgcagccatgaaattaaaagacgcttgctccttggaagaaaagctatgactaactagacagcatattaaaaagcagagacattactttgtcaacaaaggtccatctagtcaaagctatggtttttccagtagtcatgtatgaatgtgagcgttggactataaagaaagctgagtgccagaaaattgatgcttttgaactgtggtgttggagaagactcttgagagttccttggactgcaaggagatccaaccagtccatcctaaaggaaataagtcctgaatattcactggaaggactgatgctgaagctgaaactccaatacttcggccacctgatgcaaagaactgactcattggaaagaccctgatactgggaaagattgaaggcaggaggagaaggggacaacagaagatgagatggttggatggcatcaccgacttgatggacatgagtttgagtgagctccgggagttggtgatggacagggaggcctggtgtgctgcagtccttggggtcgaaaagactgagcgactgaattgaactgtactgatttaatactgaatatttcccagttcacatgaactTGAAATTCTTTTAGGttgatttatcttttatttagaaTTGCttgatttgtaagcacttacttttttttaagttatgacaaacctagacagcgtattgaaaagcagagacattactctgctgttAAAGGTTCTTATAGTCagggctgtggtcttcccagtggtcacataggcttatgagagctggaccataaagaaggcagagtgccaaggaattgatgccttcagactgtggtgctggaaaagactcctgagagtcccttggacagcaaggagatcaaaccagtcaatcgtaagggaaatcaaccctgaatactcactgaaccatggggtcgcaaagacttggacatgactgagggactgaacaacaaaagtggtttttctagtagtcatgtatggatatgagagttggatcataaagaaggtcaaaagccaaagaattgatgcttttgaactatggtgttggagaagactcttgagagtcccttggactgcaaggagatcaagccagtcaatcctaaaggaaatcaatcctgaatattcattggaaggactgaggctgaagctgaagctccaaaactttggccacctgatgtgaagagccaactcattagaaaagaccctgatgctaggaaagattggaggcaggaggagaaggggacgacagaagacaagatggttggatggcatcactgactcaatggacatgagtttgagcaagctttgggagatggtgaaggacagggaagcctggcatgctgcagtccttggggttgcaaaagagtcagacactaatgatcaactgaacaataacagataAGTTATCTAGAGAACTCTGGTCTCAGGGCATAGGAGGAGTTATTTCCTCAGggcaagaattcttaaagagagtttttttcttaagctttctctggagtctaaagaatattgtCTTTTCATGAAGATGGCGCCGAAGGTGAAGAaggaagcccctgcccctcctaAAGCTGAAGCCAAAGCAAAGGCTTTGAAGGCCAAGAAAGCAGTGTTGAAAGGTGTTCacagccacaagaaaaagaagatccgGACGTCACCCACCTTCCGGCGGCCCAAAACACTGCAGCTCAGGAGGCAGCCCAAATATCCTCGGAAGAGCGCCCCCAGGAGAAACAAACTTGACCACTATGCCATCATCAAATTCCCCTTCACCACCGAGTCAGccatgaagaaaatagaagacaacAACACACTGGTATTCATTGTGGATGTCAAGGCCAACAAGCACCAAATTAAACAGGCTGTGAAGAAGCTCTATGACATTGACGTGGCTAAGGTCAATACTCTGATCAGGCCtgatggagagaagaaggcaTATGTTCGACTGGCTCCTGACTATGATGCTTTGGATGTTGCCAACAAAATTGGGATCATCTAAACTGAGTCCAGCTGGCTAATTCCAAATATAAAAGTTTtcactatgtaaaaaaaaaaaaaaaaaaaagaatattgtgaCCACACTGTCAAAAATCGTCTTTATTTGTCTGTGATCATAGTTTTATAGCCAGAATTTAGACCTGATATTGCTCAAATTGGCCCTCATAACAAGGGCAGATTGATCCCAACAGGGATTGTTCTTCtggggaagtggggtgggggggcggggggtggtgtcTTAGTTTGCTTAGCCCCAGGCTGTTGATTATAGGAGAAAAGTCCTGGATATAAAGGAACTTCAGTCCATTTCTCTATCCTGTGTCAATAAAGATCTGTTATTTTTAGGTCATTTTTCTTGTCATTGGATCATAGCTATAGGTTGACCAgtcatttgaaattttttcccaaggggttcccaggtggcgtgTAGAACCTTAGAGGAAGCGCTTCCCATATAAGCTCAAGCAGTTTGTACCAGATGTCTGCATGCTCAAACCAAACCAGAACCTCACCAGCTGGGAGTCACactccaaataaaataataaggcaAAAGgatgcccagaaatcaaaagccaagTGGTAAGAGTGCCCCCAAAAGATGGCAAAGTGACTGCCCAAAAATCAAAAGTCAAATGGCATAAACGCCAAACGTGACTTCCCAGTCCCACTAGACCTGTGACCTGGCGGAGTAAGTGCTAGCAGCCTTTTTTAGTTCTGATATAGTTTCAGGCAATTTCTTGTTGGTTTCCTGTGAAGAAATTACTCTATAGTTGCCTTTCTTAGACACTTCTAGATACCAAGCAAAGTAGTATGGCTGGCCTTTTCTAATCGTGGGCACAAAGATACCAATTTTGGAATATCGAAAGAGCCCCAGTTTGGCCATTTTAGGTTGAGAACTCTTTTAGTATAATTTCCCCAATTAACTAGGTCCTTGCAAATACCAGCTCCATACATATTGTACGTGAATCTGGCTGGAATGTTAGTCAGAGGTTGGCTTTCTGACACCCCTCTGTGTATGAGATTCTGTTTCCCACTTTAAGCTGAATTTTTCAGGGATAAAAATCACtagtgaaattgtgtggtggGCCTGTGTGCTGTTTGTGAGCGGAACTCCTCCAGGAGTCACCTCTGAGTCATTTTAGCTCCTCTTATGTGCCTTAGATTTTCCCTCCAGCACTCTAAGATGGCTGCTCAGGTTGCTGAATGGCCAGTTCTTATGTGCGACCCCCAGATGAGCAAGCATTTTAATTAATAAGTGACTTTCCCTATGGGACCACTGTGCCGTACGAGGACTAGGCCTTCACCACTCCCATAAATTTCTCAGTcatctgagaaaaccataactggcCAGTAGAAGCCTTGTCCCTTTTCTTCAGAGCGAAGCTCTCATATATTCTCACTTTTAGCCCGACAAATTCTATAAAGGCAGTCTAATTGAGGTAAAGTGTCAGATCAGTCTCTTACCTAACCACTCAGCCAAGACCACTCAGTTCCCTACAACGGAACGACCTGGCATCTTTCAGCTGAGCCCTGGGTATTCCTCAATTTTTCTTCAATCAAggccctctctctcccccaggaCCTTTTTATTGGATGAGTATTCTCTGGCATCTTTCAGCCAGTCTTTCAACTGTGTGGAAatttcttggtatttttcagCCGAACCCCAGTCAGTGTCTAGGATCCCTCCAGTATCTTTCCAACTGGAAGTGGGCAGGTAACATGCTCCACaaccaaataaaactcagaatctcAACCAATACAGGAGATTTGAAAACCAGGAGAGACTTACCCAAATTCGTCTGCACTCCCTGAGGAGACAGATGGGCTCAAGGGGCCACTGCTGGTACCACTCTGGTACCAGGCTCTGGTTCCACGTGGAGTTCAGGCGAGGAGGGACGTCCACTCTGGGTCCTTCGTCAGTCATCATAATTGTCAGCTAAAAAAGATGCACagcttgagagttgtgagttaagttttatttggggcaaaatgacaACTGCAGCCCAGAAAGCAGcacctcagataactctgagagactgctccaaagaggtagtgagggaaggtcaatatataaaattttgttgaaggtGGAGTTCAATGCTATCAAGTGCTTACTTTGCGAGAGGTTTTCTCCTAGTCACAAGGATCTCTTGTCATtgtgaagggatttagtgcttttctagatatgtgaaagtgttagtcactcagtagtgtccaactctttgtagccctcgggctgtagcccaccaggcttctctgtccacgggattctccaggcaagagcactggagtgggttgccattcccttctctaggggatttacccaacccaggggtcaaaccccggtctcttgcattgcaggaggattctttatcacccaagccaccagggaagcatgtcaAATTCCCCTATATGCAAGGATTGGGAACATAAAGCCTGTTCCTGAAAatatttccctgatagctcagctgataaagaatccacctggaatgcgggagacctgggttcaatccatgggttggaaagctcccctggagaagggaaagactaccctctccagtactctggcctggagaattccgtggactgtatagtccacggagtcgcaaagagttggacatgactaggagactttcacttcacttcaaagacTTGTCCCGCCAGCTTCCCTGCAGCAGAGTGCCTCGCTCCACATGAACtccttcagggggtgttgaaggtcaacagctgagCAGCACACTACCAGTCTTGGGGTCAGGGTCTGCACACTCAGCCATGGCACCCCTCTGCCGGATGTGATGTGTAGAGCTCCTGGTatgtgagggaggggagggagggcctGGGAACGTGCTGTGAGCCCCCTGTGGAGAGCAGCACTCTTCACCTGACTGCACCTCTGAGGACCAGGGCTCCTATTGTGGAAGCAGGCACCTGCTCCTTTCCTCATCTCCTCTTCCCTcatttcccaccccccaccactccaCCCCAAGTTGACTCCCAGATTCAGGATCTGGAAAGCCCCGAACAGGTGTGAATGGTCTTGCCGAAGGAAGCTGGATCCAGGCGCTGATCACAAGGAGGCAGATTAGGTCCATCCATCTTTAGTCCCCCTCACTGAGCATTTGCTGGGCCCGTACTCTGCACCCAGCTTGAGAGGAGGTGTAGAAACGAGTGAGACGTGGTCCTGAGTTCAGGGGCTGCCAGCATCTCAAGGGAGGCAGCTGGTGCAGGCCAAGCAAGGCAGCAGTTTCAGACAGTCATCAGGactgagacctgggttccagccctggctCCCTCCCAGTGTACCGCCGCCTTCCCCAGACTGGACCTGGCCCCTGTTAGATGGGGGAAGAGACCCCTCAGCATCCATTCTCCTTAGCTACCCTCTTATCTGCCCAGCTACCTGCCTCAGGCCTGACTTTTCTGGGCCTTGCAGGGCCTCAAACCCCTCTGGATCCCTCTCTCAGCATTTCTGGGTAACC includes:
- the LOC122677229 gene encoding 60S ribosomal protein L23a-like, which translates into the protein MKMAPKVKKEAPAPPKAEAKAKALKAKKAVLKGVHSHKKKKIRTSPTFRRPKTLQLRRQPKYPRKSAPRRNKLDHYAIIKFPFTTESAMKKIEDNNTLVFIVDVKANKHQIKQAVKKLYDIDVAKVNTLIRPDGEKKAYVRLAPDYDALDVANKIGII